A segment of the Streptomyces sp. L2 genome:
CAAGGCGTCCTGCTGGAGGAGGGCCCGCCCGAGCAGATCTTCGGCGACCCGCAGCAGGAACGCACCCGCGCCTTCCTGCGCCGCATCGTCGAAGCGGGGTGCCTGTGAACGCGCCCCGGGTGCTCGTCGTCGAGCACGAGAACGGCACCGGCCCCGCGCAGGTCGGCGAACGCCTCACCGCACAGGGCCTCGACCTCGACCTGTGCCGCGCCTGGAACGGCGACCTGATCCCCCAGGACCCCGGCCGCTACGACGGCCTGCTGGTCCTCGGCGGCTCCATGGGCCCCTACGACGAGGACCGCGCGCCCTGGCTCCCGGCGGTCCGCCACCTCCTGCGCGAGGCCGTCGACCGCGACCTGCCCACCCTCGGCATCTGCCTCGGCATGGAACTGCTCACCGTGGCCTGCGGCGGCACGGTCCGCCACGCCCCGCTGCCCGAAGTCGGCCTGTGCGAACCGGCCCCGCTGCTGCCCGCCTCACGCGACGAACTCTTCGCCCCGCTCACCGAGTTGGACACGCCCCCGCGCGCCGTGCAGTGGCACTGGGAGGAGACGTCCGTCCTGCCCGAGGGCGCCGTCCCCCTCCTCACCAGCGCCCGCTGCGCCCACCAGGCCTACCGCCTGGGCACGTCCGTGTGGGGCGTCCAGTTCCACCCCGAGGTCCTGGCCGCCGACATCGCCACCTGGGGCACCTCCGACCTCGGCCCCCTCCGCGACCTCGGCCCCGACCCGGCGTCGGTCGTCGCAGGCGTGGCCGCCGAGGAGGACCGGTTGCGCGCCTTGTGGGGCGGCCTGGCCGAACGCTGGGCTTCGGTCGTCACGGCGGGCCGGTCCTGGTTGGCCAGGTGACAGCGGGCGGTCAGGCGTCAGGGGCGACTTCGGGGTGCGTGACAGGGTCGACTTCGGGGTGTGTGAACCGCACGGGCTTGCCCAGCGACCGAGCGTAGGCGATTTCGGCTCGGGTGCTGTCTCCGACGTAGTCGCCGACGACGAGCACCTCATCAGCGAGCCGGATCTTCGCCCGGTGCAGATCGCCGAGCCGAACCTTCAGGACCTCGGCCTCGGCAGGATCGGACCCAAGGTCGTGCGGAGACTTCGTGTCACAGCTCGGTTTGACGACGATCCTTCCGGCCTTGGTCTCCCGCAGGTCGGCCTCGTTCATCTCGGTCATGAAGCGGGTGGAGCCGCAGATCACGACGATACGCGGGAGGTTCAACAGGGCCGGATTTGGCGACAGGGGCAGGCACTCGGCGAGCAGGTCGAGGACGTCGCGCCAGGCTCGCCGCGCGTGCCGGGGGTGGTAGCCGACTCCGGGGACCGTGGGGTGATCGACCGGCGGATGGTGGAAGGCGTGCAGGGCGCCGCCGTAGACCGTGAAGCGCCAGTCGACGCCCGCGGCCTGCATCTCGGCGGTGAACGCGTTCCGTTGCGCGGGAGACATGATGGGGTCCTCCGACCTGACCCCGGCCCACACGGGGCAGCGAATGCGCGCCGCTTCGCCCGGTCGGCCTGTGGTCAGTGCGTTGACGGTCCCGATCGCGTGCAGGCTGACGCCGCCGCGCCCGAGTTCGAGCGCGACGGCGCCCCCTGTGCCGTAGCCGACGGCGGCCACCAGGTCGGGGTCGGCCCGCGGCTCGGCGCGCAGCACGTCGAGCGCCGCATGGCCGATGTCCCGCATCCGGTCGGGATCGGTGAGCAGCGGCAGGCAACGGGCCCGCATCTCCTCGGGGTCGGCCAGATAGCGCCCGCCGTGAAGGTCGAAGGCCAGCGCCACGTATCCCAGTTCGGCGAGAGCGTCGGCCCGGCGGCGCTCCACGTCGCTGAGCCCCATGCCCTCCGGTCCGAGCAGCACCGCGGGCCGACGGCCGGCACCGGTCGGGAGCGCGAGATGCCCGAGCATCGTCAAACCGTCGGCCGCATACTCGACCGTACGCGTTGTCATCGTCGCCATGTGACGGGACTGTAGTGACCTCGGGGCCCGGTCCGGCCGGTGTTCTGCCGCCGGCAGAGCAGCCTGTGCGGACGGCGTTCAAGCAGCGTGAGGTGGGCGGCTGAAGCGGACCGTGACACCGGGGGAGTACAGGACGCTCACCGGTTTCTCCGCCGGGGTGGGCAGGCCCGCCGCCGCCAGGAGGTTCTCGTCCAGCCGCAGCAGTTCGGCGCGGAAGAGGGGCCAGCGGGGGTGGGAGTTCGGCAGATACACGGGGCGCCCGAACATCGTGCTGTGCATGCCCCAGCGGGCCGTCACGAAGTGCTCCAGCTCGGACGGCTCCGCCACCGGTTCGCCGGCCCGGACCGTGATGCTGCTGTACGCGCCCCGGGGGCCGGGCAGGCGCCGCCGGCTGGTGTAGGTGAGCGTGTCTCCGTCGCGCCGGACGTTCATCTTCGACCAGATGTAGGGGAGGCGGAACGCGGTCCGCCCGACGGCCACGGGCAGCAGGCGTGAGGCGTCGAGCGAGCGGAAGACGACACCGCGCCGGCCCAGGGCGTCCACCGAGTACAGCCGGACGTTGGTCTCCGGGAACGATCCGAGATAGGGGATCCCGGGGAGCCGGAACCATCCCACCCGGTGCATCCGGAACGCGACCAGCCCGACGTACGTGACCCCGTCCAGCGAGTCCGGGCGCGTACCCGGCGGCAACAGCGGCGCCACCACGGCGGGTTCGGCCGGCCAGTGCAGGAAGGCCAGGTCGAGCCAGGACTGGGTGAGCAGCGGCCGGCCCGCCACATGCGGCGGATCGACCGTCACGGGCACGGGGTCCGGGTACGGCGGCGACGGCATCGTACGAGTGTGGCAGAACGGGGGCAATGGCGGCCCCAGGGGCCCGCCATTGCTCCGGTTCGACAGGGCGGCCCCGGGGACCTGTCAGCGCGCCGGTTCGACAGGGCGCCCCCCCCCGGGCCTCCGGACCCCGTCAGCGTGCCGGTTCCGTCGTGCCGTCGGGCCCGTACAGCGGTACGTCGAAGCGTGTGGAGGCCGCTTCGAAGGCGCGGCTCTCGGTGGCGAGGCGTTCGGCGTCCTCGACGATCAGGGCGGTGATGGTGTCCTTGCGCAGGGCGGTCGTCATGGTGGTGGTGATCGGCTTGTCGGTGGTGACGCGGACGTTGCCGCCGGGTAGGCGGGGCCGGAGGCGTTGGTGGCCATCATCCGGTAGGTCTCGCCGGCCTGGAGACCGGTGGGGGAGTCGGGGAGCTGCGGCGCGCGAAGAGGAGTGCACCCGGCACCGTCCCGTCGGGGGAGGTCAGCAGGTGAGCCTCGACCGCGAACCCGGCATCACGCAGCCACGCCGCCACTTGGTCGGGCTGACGCCGGTGGACGTAGACGTTCATCGGGTGACCGCCGTAGCCCTGCGTCTTCAGCCGGGACTCGGCGCCGACGTGAAACCCGAGCAGCAGCGGTCCACCGGGCCGCAAGACCCGCCGGAAGTGGGCGAAGACCCCGGGGACCACTTCGTCGGGGATGTGGATCAGCGACCAGAAGGCGAGCAGGCCGGCGACCGACTCGTCCGCGAGTTCCAGGTCCGTCATCGAACCCACCTCGAACCGCAGACCGGGATGGTCCCGCCGGGCCACGTCGATCATCACCGGCGAAAGATCGACACCGAAGGCGTCGAGCCCCAACTCGTGCAGGTACGCGGTGACATGGCCCGGCCCGCAGCCCACGTCCGCCACTGGACCACCACCGTCGCCCTGCACCAGCTCGGCGAACAGCCCCAGAGCCGCCCGAAGATACGGCGCCCCCGCCAGAGCCTCGCGAATGTAGTCGGCATAGCTGACTGCGACGGTGTCGTACGAGGTCCGGGTGTCCGTCAACCAGCCGCCGGCATGCATGCCCGACACAGTAGCCCGGCGATGAAGTTCATCCGGTCCGGCGACCACGTCCGGTGGTCGGACTCTGTGCACAGGGGTCGAGTCAGGCCGACAGGGCCCGGCCGGCGACCGTCGGGCTGTGTCCGTCAGCCCAGTGATGCGGTTGCCGCGCGCAGGTCTTCCAGGGCTGCCAGGGCGTGGGGCGCGAGGCCTTCCGCGTCGGCGCGATGGCTTTCGGACCACTGGGCGTAGCCTCGCTTGAACGCGAGGACGCCCAGCTCGCCCGCGAGGTGCGCGGTCGGTTCGGGGACGCCGCGGGCGATGAGCGCGGTTGTCATGGCGGCCGCGAGACCGATGGTCTTGAGGGCGTCGCGCTCCTGGAGTTCCGTGCTGGCCGCCACCGCCGCCTTGAGGCGGGGGCCGAGTTCGCGGTTCGCCGGGCCCATGGCGCTCGACGCGCGCTCGAGGCCGGCTGCCACCGCCTGGAGCGGGCTGGCGCCCGCCGGCGCCTCGGTGATGCCCTCGGCGAGCAGCCTGCTGAGCGTCTCCTGACCGGCGACCAGCACCTCGCGCTTGTCGGAGAAGTGCCGGAAGAAGGTGCTCTTGGTGACGCCGGCGCGCTCGGCGATCTGCGCCACCGTCGTCGCGTCGTACCCCTGCTCGGTGAACAGGTCGACGGCCGCGACGACGAGTCGCTGGGCCGCCCCTGGTTCCCATCTGGCCATGGGACCAGGATAGGTGATGGGACCGTTGTCCCGTCACGGTGTATCGTCAGTGATGGGACAACAGTCCCATCACTTTGGAGGAGGACCCATGCGCGTCTTCGTCACCGGCGGTACCGGCACCATCGGCTCCGCTGTCGTCACCGAACTGCTAGGCAACGGCCACACCGTTCTCGCGCTGGCCCGCTCGGACGCCTCCACGCAGATCCTTGAGAGTGCTGGTGCCAAGGTGTTGCGGGGAGATCTGGCGGACCTCGACGTCCTGCGGTCCGGCGCCGCCCAGTCCGACGGTGTGATCAGCCTGGCGTTCGGACGCGACTACGGCAGTCCGGATGCGCTCGCGCGGGCCATCGCCGAGGAGAGCGCCGCTCTCACCGCCCTGGGGCAGGAACTCATCGGCAGCGACCGCCCGATCGTCACGGTCTCGGGTACGCCCTGGGTGCCGGGACGCGCCTCGACCGAGGCCGATCCGCTGCCGACCGACGGACCGGTGGGCGGCCGGGGCCGTTCCGTCACAGCGCTGCTGGATCTCGCCTCGCGCGGTCTGCGCGCCATGGCTGTCCGCATGCCGCGCACGGTCCACAACGAGGGCCGGGGCGGATTCGCCGGCCTGTTGGCCGAAGCGGCGCGCCGCACCGGCGTGGCCGGCTACCCGGGCGACGGCACCCAGCGCTGGCCGGCCGTGCACGCGCTCGACGCGGCGGTCCTGTTCCGCCTGGTCCTGGAGTCGGCGCCGGCCGGGACCGCCTGGCATGCCGTCGCCGACGAGGGCGACACGGTGCGGGACATCGCCACCGTCGTCGGCCGGCGACTGGGCCTGCCGGTCGAGCAGGTTCCGCAGGAGAGCTTCGGCCCGTTCGGCCCGATCTTCGCCATGGACCAGCCGGCGTCCAGCGCCCACACCCGCGACACCCTCGGGTGGCAGCCGGCTCACCCCGGCCTCCTCCAGGACCTGGAGAACATCCAGCCCTGACGGTGCACACGCACTACGTCCCATCCCAGCGCTCCCCACGTTCAGCCCCCGGAATCGACCCCTCTAGGCTGGCACGGTGACTGATGAGCAGGAGCAGGTGCGGCCGTCGGGCGTGTGGGCCACCGGGGTGGGGGTGGCCCGGGTGCGGGCGCTGGAGAGCGAGCGGGAGAACGCGCTGTTCCGTGACCCGCTGGCACGGGCCTTCGCCGCCGCCGGCGGACTGTGGTCCTCCCCGCCGCGGCTGCCCGACGACGAGGCCGCGCGACGCCGCTGGCTGGGGGTGGCGTTCTCCATCGTCATCAGGACCAAGTTCCTCGACGACCTGCTGGAGCAGGCCTCAGCCGCCGGGGTCCGGCAGGTCGTGCTGCTCGGCGCCGGCATGGACAGCCGGGCCTTCCGGATGGACTGGCCCGAGGGCACGCGGCTGTTCGAGGTGGACACCGCCGCGCCACTGGACTTCAAGGCTTCGGTACTGCGCCAGGAACGGGCCGTCGCACGCTGCGAGCGGATCACTGTCCCGGTGGATCTGCGGGACGACTGGCCGGGCGCGCTCGCCGCCGCGGGGCACGACGCGGCGGCGCCGACCGTGTGGATCGCCGAAGGACTGCTGATCTACCTGCCCGAGGACGCCGTCGAGTTGCTGCTGGCCCGGATCGGCGCGCGGTCTGCGATCGGCAGCCGGATGGGGCTGACGCTGGGCTCGCGCGGCGTGATCGAGCGCTTCGGCGCGGACGCCGTACCGGGGTCGCCGGCGTCCATGTGGGTCTCGGAGATGCCCGACGACCCGGTGGGCTGGCTGGCCGGCCACGGCTGGGAGGCCGACTGCCACACCCTGCGCGAACGCGCCGCCGCCTACGGCCGCCCGGTCAGCACCCCGCCGCAGCACGCGGAGGGACCGGGCGGACTGGTTTCGGCGGTCCGCCGGTAGAAGCGCCCGGGGTTCGGCAAGCCCCTATGGGTGCTGCGAAATACACCGAGCTGGGGGCCACCGAGCTGGGGGCCTGCGAGCGGTCCTAGGCATCAGGAAGATGTCTCAGTCGCCGAGGACGCGCTCCCAGAGCAGCGTGTCCCGCCAACTCCCGTCGAGGAAGATCGAGGAGTGCGCGACGCCGTACGGGCTGAACCCGTTGCGACGCAGCACCCGTTGCGACGGCGGGTTCTACAGGTTGGTGGAGGCCTCGGCACGGTGGAGTTCGAGTTCGTCCGTCATCACCCGGAGTGCGAGGCCGACGGCGGCCCCGGCGTGCCCTTGGTTCTGGGCGACGGTGGCGATCCAGTAGCCGACGGAGCCTCGGCGCAGGTGTGGCTGCGGCAGGATGCCGCCGATGGTGACCTGCCCGATCACCTGGTCGTCGGCCAGCACCACACCGGGCCAGACCGTGCCCGCCCGGTATCCGGCCAGCAGGCGGTCGATCCGCTCCGCCTGGCCCTCCGGAGTGAAGAACTCGGGCGGCTGGGCCGGTTCCCACGGCCGGAACGCCTCGAAGTCCCGCGCCCGGTGAGCGGCGATCGGGGCGGCGTCGGTGGGCTCGATCAGGCGGATCCTGGTGCTGTCGCGCATGGGTGCTCCTCGGTGCGGTGCGTGGCATGAGACGGCCGGTTCAGCGGCGGCGGGCGTCGTCCCACCCCTGGCACCGGGCGCCACCGCCGCCGGCCCCCAGCCTGCGCCTGGATTCCTGTACAGGCGTTGCAATGTAGTGGGTGAATGGTCAAGCACCCGCTGGCGGAACCAGCATGCTCAGAGGGAGCGTCTAAGTGTCTATGTGAGGTCGTGAACAGGGCTGGTGTCGCCTGATGCAGCGGAGGCCGCAGCTCGTCGGAACAACCCGGTCCACAGGAACGTCACGCCGAAGAGCGGTGAATCGGGCAACTCCTGCCGCATGCGGCGCAGTTCCACCTCGACCAGGTCCGAGAAGATCCAGCGCAGCGATTCGGGCGTGTAAGCGAGTCCGCCCTGCAGTCCGCGCTCACGGTAGAGGTCCGCGTCGGCGAGTTCAGAACCCATTCCCCCCTTGCCGGCGGCGAAGCTGGTGAGTGCGAGATGGCCGCCAGGGGCCAGGACGCGGTTGAGGAGGGCCAGGTAGGTGACGCGACGGTGTGGTGGCAGGTGGTGGAAGCATCCTGAGTCGACGACCAGGTCGTACGGGCCGCTCGACCCGATGGCAGGGAGGGTGAAGGCGTCACCGCACAGGAACCGGACGTCGACTCCGACGTCGCGAGCACGGTCCTCGGCCCAGGCAATGGCCACCGGAGAGAGGTCGACGGCGTCCACCTCGAAGCCGTGCGAGGCGAGGAACAGGGAGTTGCGGCCCGCCCCGCATCCCAGGTCCAGGGCCCGGCCGGGAGCGATCAGGCCTTGGTCGAGGTAGGCGGCGAGATTCTCGTCCGGCTTCGCCGTGAAGAACGGGACCGGCCTTGACCGGTCGGCGTAGAAGCGATCCCAGAAGTCCCTGCCGTCACCGGTCGCCAACAGGCCGGCCTCGGATTCAGATGTGAACAGCCCGTCCAAGAGCGCGAGAACGTCCTCGACGGTGCGTACGGTCCGGTCCACCCGGCCCCCCTTTCAACCGAGCGCGATCATAGGAGCGGTGGGATGAGAAAGGCCAGGTCAGTCGGTGTTTCGCGACGCGTGGAGCGGGCCGCTGCGGGTAGTTGGGGACGTCGTGAGCAATCCACTTCAGGACCCGGCTCCGCGTCCGCCCAAGCGTCGCTCCACGGCCAGGGAAGGCCCATCCTCGGCCACGCCCAGCAGACTTTTTCGACGACTTTTCCAGTGGCGTCACAGGGCGAAGCGTGGTGACGGTGGCTGTCCAGGACGGCCACCCAAGCGGTGATGACGCTGCTCACGGGGTGATCGTCCCAGGACTGCCTGGCTCAGGGAGCCAGTGCCGTGGTCACCCGGGCGAGGCGGTCCGCCGACAGGGCGAAGCCGTTGGTGGGGTTGCGGAACGAGTAGCTGCCGTCGTTGGTCCGTCGACCGTCCCGGTTCGTGGTCCAGTACGCGGGGCCACAAGGGCCTTGGCCTTCCAGTAGAGCGGCCGCGAGTTGTTCGGCGTCCTCGACAGCGGTTCGGGCGCGTAGCGCTGCCGCCAAGCGTCCGTTGGCGCCTGCGGGCAGGGCCGCGTCTCCGAATGCGGGCAGAAGGAGCAGCAGACGACTGTGCGGGTCGGTGGTGGAGCCGCCAGTCAGGCCGTTGTCCGCGGCGGCTGTCAGCTCGGGCCAGGACAGGCCGGGGCCCATGGCATGGCCGTCGTCTCGGGCGAGCAACTCGGCACGGTCCCAGTCCGGATGGTGCAGGAGGTAGTCGGTACCCGCGTCCTCATCGAGGTTGCGATAGACGATGTGTAGGCGGCCGGCGGTGACCGGGACGGTGAAGGTGGGCCAATCCGCGCGTCCGGAGACGTGACGGTGGAAGTCCTCCGCGGCGTCGTAATCCGCACCGAACAAAAGCTCCTCGGCCTCCTCGCTCTGCACGCAGGA
Coding sequences within it:
- a CDS encoding type 1 glutamine amidotransferase — protein: MPVNAPRVLVVEHENGTGPAQVGERLTAQGLDLDLCRAWNGDLIPQDPGRYDGLLVLGGSMGPYDEDRAPWLPAVRHLLREAVDRDLPTLGICLGMELLTVACGGTVRHAPLPEVGLCEPAPLLPASRDELFAPLTELDTPPRAVQWHWEETSVLPEGAVPLLTSARCAHQAYRLGTSVWGVQFHPEVLAADIATWGTSDLGPLRDLGPDPASVVAGVAAEEDRLRALWGGLAERWASVVTAGRSWLAR
- a CDS encoding DUF2071 domain-containing protein: MPSPPYPDPVPVTVDPPHVAGRPLLTQSWLDLAFLHWPAEPAVVAPLLPPGTRPDSLDGVTYVGLVAFRMHRVGWFRLPGIPYLGSFPETNVRLYSVDALGRRGVVFRSLDASRLLPVAVGRTAFRLPYIWSKMNVRRDGDTLTYTSRRRLPGPRGAYSSITVRAGEPVAEPSELEHFVTARWGMHSTMFGRPVYLPNSHPRWPLFRAELLRLDENLLAAAGLPTPAEKPVSVLYSPGVTVRFSRPPHAA
- a CDS encoding class I SAM-dependent methyltransferase — encoded protein: MHAGGWLTDTRTSYDTVAVSYADYIREALAGAPYLRAALGLFAELVQGDGGGPVADVGCGPGHVTAYLHELGLDAFGVDLSPVMIDVARRDHPGLRFEVGSMTDLELADESVAGLLAFWSLIHIPDEVVPGVFAHFRRVLRPGGPLLLGFHVGAESRLKTQGYGGHPMNVYVHRRQPDQVAAWLRDAGFAVEAHLLTSPDGTVPGALLFARRSSPTPPPVSRPARPTG
- a CDS encoding TetR/AcrR family transcriptional regulator; protein product: MARWEPGAAQRLVVAAVDLFTEQGYDATTVAQIAERAGVTKSTFFRHFSDKREVLVAGQETLSRLLAEGITEAPAGASPLQAVAAGLERASSAMGPANRELGPRLKAAVAASTELQERDALKTIGLAAAMTTALIARGVPEPTAHLAGELGVLAFKRGYAQWSESHRADAEGLAPHALAALEDLRAATASLG
- a CDS encoding SDR family oxidoreductase, with protein sequence MRVFVTGGTGTIGSAVVTELLGNGHTVLALARSDASTQILESAGAKVLRGDLADLDVLRSGAAQSDGVISLAFGRDYGSPDALARAIAEESAALTALGQELIGSDRPIVTVSGTPWVPGRASTEADPLPTDGPVGGRGRSVTALLDLASRGLRAMAVRMPRTVHNEGRGGFAGLLAEAARRTGVAGYPGDGTQRWPAVHALDAAVLFRLVLESAPAGTAWHAVADEGDTVRDIATVVGRRLGLPVEQVPQESFGPFGPIFAMDQPASSAHTRDTLGWQPAHPGLLQDLENIQP
- a CDS encoding SAM-dependent methyltransferase, which gives rise to MWATGVGVARVRALESERENALFRDPLARAFAAAGGLWSSPPRLPDDEAARRRWLGVAFSIVIRTKFLDDLLEQASAAGVRQVVLLGAGMDSRAFRMDWPEGTRLFEVDTAAPLDFKASVLRQERAVARCERITVPVDLRDDWPGALAAAGHDAAAPTVWIAEGLLIYLPEDAVELLLARIGARSAIGSRMGLTLGSRGVIERFGADAVPGSPASMWVSEMPDDPVGWLAGHGWEADCHTLRERAAAYGRPVSTPPQHAEGPGGLVSAVRR
- a CDS encoding class I SAM-dependent methyltransferase, with amino-acid sequence MDRTVRTVEDVLALLDGLFTSESEAGLLATGDGRDFWDRFYADRSRPVPFFTAKPDENLAAYLDQGLIAPGRALDLGCGAGRNSLFLASHGFEVDAVDLSPVAIAWAEDRARDVGVDVRFLCGDAFTLPAIGSSGPYDLVVDSGCFHHLPPHRRVTYLALLNRVLAPGGHLALTSFAAGKGGMGSELADADLYRERGLQGGLAYTPESLRWIFSDLVEVELRRMRQELPDSPLFGVTFLWTGLFRRAAASAASGDTSPVHDLT